From Topomyia yanbarensis strain Yona2022 chromosome 1, ASM3024719v1, whole genome shotgun sequence, one genomic window encodes:
- the LOC131676046 gene encoding uncharacterized protein LOC131676046, with amino-acid sequence MAKSHSMVIIPVGYPANTLSYEQLNAARCALINSNMEQSSNNTRPNFRKCIYKQWYLEIACVYKDTTKLLQDAIAAIKPWKDASLEAVETSQIPKQALYIGYFPDSIKRSDGSILRRVQNQNDNFCTECWRVVKRTTFLKTVELLLAVDEATVKLITSQHNQLNYVFGKASMRQLKRWVGLR; translated from the coding sequence ATGGCGAAGTCGCACTCGATGGTCATCATTCCGGTTGGGTATCCTGCGAATACCCTCAGCTATGAACAGCTGAATGCTGCTCGATGCGCACTGATCAATAGCAACATGGAGCAGAGCTcaaacaatacgagacccaaCTTTAGAAAGTGCATCTACAAACAATGGTATCTCGAAATCGCCTGTGTATACAAAGATACAACTAAGTTGCTGCAAGATGCCATAGCTGCGATCAAGCCCTGGAAAGACGCTTCATTGGAAGCCGTTGAAACGTCGCAGATTCCAAAACAAGCGCTTTACATCGGATATTTCCCCGACAGCATCAAAAGGTCCGATGGGAGCATCCTCCGCCGGGTGCAGAATCAGAACGACAATTTCTGCACAGAATGCTGGAGGGTCGTCAAGAGAACTACGTTCCTCAAAACGGTAGAGCTCCTGTTGGCGGTAGATGAGGCTACAGTGAAACTGATAACCTCCCAACACAACCAGCTGAACTACGTATTCGGAAAGGCTAGTATGCGCCAGTTGAAGAGATGGGTTGGTCTTCGCTGA
- the LOC131679142 gene encoding small ribosomal subunit protein uS8A: MVRISVLADALKCINNAEKRGKRQVLIRPNSKVVIKFLTVMMKHGYIGEFEIVDDHRSGKVVVNLTGRLNKAGIISPRFDMKLDDVERWTNTLLPSRQFGYVVLTTSGGIMDHEEARRKHLGGKILGYFF, from the exons ATGGTCCGCATCAGTGTGCTAGCCGATGCACTGAAGTGCATCAACAACGCCGAGAAGCGCGGCAAACGGCAGGTCTTAATCCGGCCCAACTCTAAAGTGGTGATCAAATTCCTCACCGTAATGATGAAGCATGGGTACATCGGAGAGTTCGAGATCGTCGACGACCACCGATCCGGCAAGGTCGTCGTAAATCTCACCGGTCGCCTCAACAAAGCCGGTATCATTTCGCCCCGGTTCGATATGAAATTGGACGATGTTGAACGGTGGACCAATACGTTGCTGCCGTCCCGTCAGTTTGG CTACGTCGTACTCACCACCAGCGGTGGTATTATGGATCACGAGGAAGCCAGAAGGAAACATCTGGGAGGCAAGATTTTAGGTTACTTTTTCTAG
- the LOC131679143 gene encoding uncharacterized protein LOC131679143 isoform X1, giving the protein MDWAALPLEPLESILGMLEFKDRLTCTLVCRSWNDALFSCPALATRIALVIGDVYENFPEVIIRHSKRNYRQLSVELNKSESNSKISRCLVNAFERCNIQCISLFGKVNPVFECFQQHAALFGSITELNLELAMDQAVSLNAEHEYVLGQLRKFHYLQLYSGSAPACVAVRLSAPNLESAAIALESLTDEESLYREGPLLELKGCSWLKSLEVDLKGRMWENFFSIERPCLERLLLRRASDESEEYDWDKLFGNMPGLRDVEMVFSNDAMLTSLRRNCRKLEKLTLNGFRFEDGSFADNMNMISLTELHMDGRLRSVLYSKQSTLRLNNMNKLVWNYVKFSRVQYIFVIDAPRLASVTIRWCDYRRLQLRPGSHLESIDMDYYGNQTVTPNFFSASLDHLRCVTLYINSSSLILVGQMANFLCLKQLEIVCSTVNRSYDCSALFGSICLSCLGLEELTVRNEHENQLTVEYTHLTQLVHLTHLKQLTLQYITITNVSSEMKLAHRVRTNVKGCTAVDSSGMQTRFPIEMIID; this is encoded by the coding sequence ATGGACTGGGCCGCTCTCCCACTCGAACCATTGGAATCTATTCTCGGGATGCTGGAGTTCAAAGATCGACTTACTTGCACATTAGTATGTCGCAGCTGGAATGATGCTCTGTTCAGCTGTCCTGCGTTGGCCACGAGAATCGCCCTAGTGATTGGTGAtgtttacgaaaactttcccgAAGTAATAATAAGGCACAGTAAACGTAATTACAGGCAGCTATCAGTCGAGTTGAATAAGAGTGAATCAAATTCCAAGATCAGCCGGTGCTTAGTGAATGCGTTTGAGCGATGTAATATTCAGTGCATTTCGTTGTTTGGTAAAGTTAATCCGGTTTTTGAGTGCTTTCAGCAACATGCAGCTTTGTTTGGATCAATCACAGAACTTAACTTGGAACTTGCTATGGACCAGGCCGTATCACTTAATGCGGAACATGAATATGTGCTTGGGCAGTTGAGAAAGTTCCATTACCTTCAACTATATTCCGGATCCGCACCTGCATGTGTAGCAGTTCGATTAAGTGCACCCAACTTGGAATCGGCAGCAATCGCGCTTGAATCGTTGACAGATGAGGAATCCTTGTACCGAGAAGGTCCACTACTTGAACTGAAAGGTTGCTCATGGCTGAAATCATTGGAAGTAGATCTTAAAGGGCGTATGTGGGAAAACTTCTTCTCAATTGAGCGACCCTGTTTAGAGCGGCTATTGCTTAGACGAGCCAGCGATGAATCGGAGGAATATGACTGGGATAAGCTGTTCGGTAATATGCCTGGACTGCGTGATGTGGAAATGGTTTTCTCCAACGACGCGATGCTAACTAGTTTGCGGCGCAATTGCAGAAAACTTGAAAAACTAACCCTTAATGGATTCCGCTTTGAAGATGGATCATTTGCGGATAACATGAACATGATTTCACTCACGGAACTGCATATGGATGGTCGACTTCGGAGTGTGCTTTATTCTAAACAGTCGACTCTCAGGCTTAACAATATGAATAAACTTGTCtggaattatgtaaaatttTCTCGCGTCCAGTATATCTTCGTAATCGACGCACCGAGGCTAGCTTCAGTGACAATTCGATGGTGTGATTATAGGCGCCTCCAGTTACGACCGGGCAGTCACCTCGAATCCATTGATATGGATTACTACGGGAATCAAACAGTAACACCCAATTTCTTTAGCGCATCTCTGGACCATCTTCGTTGCGTTACCTTGTACATCAACAGTAGTTCCCTAATTTTAGTTGGCCAAATGGCTAATTTCTTGTGTTTGAAGCAACTTGAGATAGTTTGTTCCACAGTAAATCGCAGCTACGATTGTAGCGCCCTCTTTGGAAGTATATGTTTAAGTTGTCTAGGGTTAGAGGAACTGACCGTTAGGAATGAGCACGAGAATCAGCTTACTGTTGAGTACACTCACCTAACGCAACTGGTGCACCTAACCCACTTGAAACAGTTGACTTTACAGTACATCACAATTACCAATGTATCCAGCGAAATGAAGCTCGCCCATCGAGTTAGAACCAACGTAAAGGGCTGTACAGCTGTAGATAGTAGCGGTATGCAAACAAGGTTTCCCATTGAAATGATTATAGATtaa
- the LOC131679143 gene encoding uncharacterized protein LOC131679143 isoform X2: MRLSDQHAALFGSITELNLELAMDQAVSLNAEHEYVLGQLRKFHYLQLYSGSAPACVAVRLSAPNLESAAIALESLTDEESLYREGPLLELKGCSWLKSLEVDLKGRMWENFFSIERPCLERLLLRRASDESEEYDWDKLFGNMPGLRDVEMVFSNDAMLTSLRRNCRKLEKLTLNGFRFEDGSFADNMNMISLTELHMDGRLRSVLYSKQSTLRLNNMNKLVWNYVKFSRVQYIFVIDAPRLASVTIRWCDYRRLQLRPGSHLESIDMDYYGNQTVTPNFFSASLDHLRCVTLYINSSSLILVGQMANFLCLKQLEIVCSTVNRSYDCSALFGSICLSCLGLEELTVRNEHENQLTVEYTHLTQLVHLTHLKQLTLQYITITNVSSEMKLAHRVRTNVKGCTAVDSSGMQTRFPIEMIID; this comes from the exons ATGCGTTTGAGCGAT CAACATGCAGCTTTGTTTGGATCAATCACAGAACTTAACTTGGAACTTGCTATGGACCAGGCCGTATCACTTAATGCGGAACATGAATATGTGCTTGGGCAGTTGAGAAAGTTCCATTACCTTCAACTATATTCCGGATCCGCACCTGCATGTGTAGCAGTTCGATTAAGTGCACCCAACTTGGAATCGGCAGCAATCGCGCTTGAATCGTTGACAGATGAGGAATCCTTGTACCGAGAAGGTCCACTACTTGAACTGAAAGGTTGCTCATGGCTGAAATCATTGGAAGTAGATCTTAAAGGGCGTATGTGGGAAAACTTCTTCTCAATTGAGCGACCCTGTTTAGAGCGGCTATTGCTTAGACGAGCCAGCGATGAATCGGAGGAATATGACTGGGATAAGCTGTTCGGTAATATGCCTGGACTGCGTGATGTGGAAATGGTTTTCTCCAACGACGCGATGCTAACTAGTTTGCGGCGCAATTGCAGAAAACTTGAAAAACTAACCCTTAATGGATTCCGCTTTGAAGATGGATCATTTGCGGATAACATGAACATGATTTCACTCACGGAACTGCATATGGATGGTCGACTTCGGAGTGTGCTTTATTCTAAACAGTCGACTCTCAGGCTTAACAATATGAATAAACTTGTCtggaattatgtaaaatttTCTCGCGTCCAGTATATCTTCGTAATCGACGCACCGAGGCTAGCTTCAGTGACAATTCGATGGTGTGATTATAGGCGCCTCCAGTTACGACCGGGCAGTCACCTCGAATCCATTGATATGGATTACTACGGGAATCAAACAGTAACACCCAATTTCTTTAGCGCATCTCTGGACCATCTTCGTTGCGTTACCTTGTACATCAACAGTAGTTCCCTAATTTTAGTTGGCCAAATGGCTAATTTCTTGTGTTTGAAGCAACTTGAGATAGTTTGTTCCACAGTAAATCGCAGCTACGATTGTAGCGCCCTCTTTGGAAGTATATGTTTAAGTTGTCTAGGGTTAGAGGAACTGACCGTTAGGAATGAGCACGAGAATCAGCTTACTGTTGAGTACACTCACCTAACGCAACTGGTGCACCTAACCCACTTGAAACAGTTGACTTTACAGTACATCACAATTACCAATGTATCCAGCGAAATGAAGCTCGCCCATCGAGTTAGAACCAACGTAAAGGGCTGTACAGCTGTAGATAGTAGCGGTATGCAAACAAGGTTTCCCATTGAAATGATTATAGATtaa